From Phycisphaerales bacterium, a single genomic window includes:
- a CDS encoding type II toxin-antitoxin system VapC family toxin has protein sequence MIAAFVADCSVVVASCFDDERTPAVIEVLRLAQTTTVLVPPHWPVEVANVLLVAERKGRLRPENMRDLLDAIRGWSTEIDAGCHDQVFAATSRLARSHRLTAYDAAYLELALRRAMPLASLDQDLREAAKREGVSLLGM, from the coding sequence TTGATCGCCGCATTCGTCGCGGATTGCTCTGTTGTCGTTGCTTCGTGTTTCGACGACGAGCGCACGCCCGCGGTCATTGAGGTCTTGCGGCTCGCACAGACAACAACCGTGCTCGTGCCGCCGCATTGGCCGGTCGAGGTGGCGAACGTTCTGCTCGTGGCCGAGCGGAAGGGGCGGCTTCGACCGGAAAACATGCGGGACCTGCTCGACGCGATCCGGGGGTGGTCAACGGAGATCGATGCCGGTTGCCACGACCAGGTGTTTGCTGCGACGTCACGATTGGCCCGAAGCCATCGGTTGACGGCGTACGACGCAGCGTACTTGGAACTGGCGCTTCGGCGCGCAATGCCCCTGGCCTCCCTAGACCAGGATCTCCGTGAAGCGGCCAAGCGGGAAGGCGTGTCGCTGTTGGGCATGTGA
- a CDS encoding YceI family protein has protein sequence MKSLALVVSALALFSAAGLAIAQPAEKGQERRQERSRQSSAPTQEFPKSLPVPAETAKKGTVYYCITAKERQITLHSDAPVEQIDGYSINVVGYAVAGPKDSPAKLQAGEWHLPVASIDTGNRMRNKHLTEAGWLDAAKFPNIIFKLSEVKDIGEAKTDETTGATSYECTLVGDMTLHGITKQMTIPGAKIAFRKGDETTAREAAGDLMLVSCKFKIKLSDFGVSNKVVGQKVAEDIELTTKLVHTTVEPSKGEEKPKDAAKPDEKKDEKKPVQSGS, from the coding sequence ATGAAGTCTCTCGCCCTTGTCGTTTCCGCCCTCGCCCTCTTCTCCGCGGCCGGTCTCGCCATCGCCCAGCCTGCCGAGAAAGGCCAGGAACGCCGGCAGGAGCGGTCGCGCCAGTCCTCCGCCCCCACGCAGGAGTTCCCCAAGTCTCTGCCCGTCCCCGCTGAAACAGCGAAGAAGGGCACCGTCTACTACTGCATCACCGCCAAGGAGCGGCAGATCACTTTGCACTCGGACGCGCCGGTCGAGCAGATCGACGGCTACTCGATCAACGTGGTCGGCTACGCCGTCGCCGGCCCCAAGGACAGCCCCGCCAAGCTCCAGGCCGGCGAGTGGCACCTGCCCGTGGCCAGCATCGATACCGGCAACCGCATGCGCAACAAGCACCTCACCGAGGCCGGGTGGCTGGATGCAGCGAAGTTCCCCAACATCATCTTCAAGCTCTCCGAGGTGAAGGACATCGGCGAGGCGAAGACCGACGAGACGACCGGCGCCACCAGCTACGAGTGCACCCTCGTCGGTGACATGACCCTCCACGGCATCACCAAGCAGATGACCATCCCCGGGGCCAAGATCGCCTTCCGCAAGGGCGACGAGACCACCGCCAGGGAGGCGGCCGGCGACCTCATGCTCGTGAGCTGTAAGTTCAAGATCAAGCTCAGCGACTTCGGCGTGTCCAACAAGGTCGTCGGCCAGAAGGTCGCTGAGGACATCGAACTCACCACCAAGCTGGTCCACACCACCGTGGAGCCCAGCAAGGGCGAGGAGAAGCCCAAGGACGCCGCCAAGCCCGATGAGAAGAAGGACGAGAAGAAGCCGGTGCAGAGCGGGAGCTGA
- a CDS encoding adenine phosphoribosyltransferase — translation MTDPLHQLRALIADVPDFPKPGIVFKDFTPLLADPRGLALAVELMANPYRGLGIDLVVGAESRGFIFGTAIAQSLSAGFVPIRKKSKLPRAVRGVDYALEYGTDRVEIHADAITTGHKVLVVDDLLATGGTLKACCELLSGAGARILGITVLMELVALKGRDRVTEFGQVHSVLKY, via the coding sequence ATGACTGACCCCCTCCACCAGCTCCGCGCCCTCATCGCCGATGTCCCCGACTTCCCCAAGCCGGGCATCGTCTTCAAGGACTTCACGCCCCTCCTCGCCGACCCCCGCGGCCTCGCCCTCGCCGTCGAGCTCATGGCCAACCCGTACCGCGGCCTCGGCATCGACCTCGTCGTCGGCGCCGAATCCCGCGGCTTCATTTTCGGCACCGCCATCGCCCAGTCCCTCTCCGCCGGCTTCGTCCCCATCCGCAAGAAATCGAAGCTCCCGCGCGCCGTCCGCGGCGTCGATTACGCCCTCGAGTACGGCACCGACCGCGTCGAAATCCACGCCGACGCCATCACCACCGGCCACAAGGTCCTCGTCGTCGACGACCTCCTCGCCACCGGCGGCACCCTCAAGGCCTGCTGCGAGCTCCTCTCCGGCGCGGGCGCCCGCATCCTGGGCATCACCGTCCTCATGGAGCTCGTCGCCCTCAAAGGCCGCGACCGCGTCACCGAGTTCGGCCAGGTGCACTCGGTGCTCAAGTACTGA
- the purT gene encoding formate-dependent phosphoribosylglycinamide formyltransferase, whose translation MPPPTLLLLGSGELGKEFTISAKRLGCRVIACDSYANAPAMQVADDCEVLNMLDGDALEQIVRKHKPDHIVPEIEAIRTERLIDLEKAGFSVVPSARAAYLTMNRDAIRDVAANKLKLRTARFAYAESAEQLDAAITSKKGIGLPCVVKPVMSSSGKGQSVVRKKADIAASWDYAVAGMRGDTKRVIVEEFIDFDYEITLLTIRQRPMVAGKKLAPKDRTLFVRPIGHRQERGDYMESWMPCDMEPAAVRKAQKMAKAVTDEIAGEHGAGIFGVEFFVKDDEVIFSELSPRPHDTGMVTLISQDLSEFDLHARAILGLPIPEIRYEKAAASAVILATKESATPPSYPGLPNALAIPGVDVRIFGKPTTREYRRMGVALAVAKTAKKARKLATKAASLVKVET comes from the coding sequence ATGCCCCCACCCACCCTCCTCCTCCTCGGCTCCGGCGAACTCGGCAAGGAGTTCACCATCTCCGCCAAGCGCCTCGGCTGCCGCGTCATCGCCTGCGACAGCTACGCCAACGCACCCGCCATGCAGGTGGCCGATGACTGCGAAGTCCTCAACATGCTCGACGGCGACGCCCTCGAGCAGATCGTCCGCAAGCACAAGCCCGACCACATCGTGCCCGAGATCGAGGCCATCCGCACCGAGCGCCTCATCGACCTCGAGAAGGCCGGCTTCTCCGTCGTCCCTTCCGCCCGCGCGGCCTACCTCACCATGAACCGCGACGCCATCCGCGACGTCGCCGCCAATAAGCTCAAACTCCGCACCGCCCGTTTCGCCTACGCCGAGTCCGCGGAGCAACTCGACGCCGCCATCACCAGCAAGAAGGGCATCGGCCTCCCCTGCGTCGTCAAGCCCGTCATGTCCTCCAGCGGCAAGGGACAGTCCGTCGTCCGCAAGAAGGCCGACATCGCCGCCTCCTGGGACTACGCCGTCGCCGGCATGCGCGGCGACACCAAACGCGTCATCGTCGAAGAGTTCATCGACTTCGACTACGAGATCACCCTGCTCACCATCAGGCAGCGACCCATGGTCGCCGGCAAGAAGCTCGCCCCCAAGGACCGCACGCTCTTCGTCCGCCCCATCGGCCACCGCCAGGAACGCGGCGACTACATGGAATCCTGGATGCCCTGCGACATGGAGCCCGCCGCCGTGCGCAAGGCCCAGAAGATGGCAAAGGCCGTTACCGACGAGATCGCCGGCGAGCACGGCGCCGGCATCTTCGGCGTCGAGTTCTTCGTGAAGGACGACGAGGTCATCTTCAGCGAGCTCTCCCCCCGTCCGCACGACACCGGCATGGTCACGCTCATCTCCCAGGACCTCAGCGAGTTCGACCTCCACGCACGGGCCATCCTCGGCCTACCTATCCCCGAGATCCGCTACGAAAAAGCCGCGGCCAGCGCCGTCATCCTCGCCACCAAAGAGTCAGCCACACCCCCGTCCTACCCCGGCCTCCCCAACGCCCTCGCCATCCCCGGCGTCGACGTCCGCATCTTCGGCAAGCCCACCACCCGCGAGTACCGCCGCATGGGCGTCGCCCTCGCCGTCGCCAAAACGGCAAAGAAGGCCCGCAAACTCGCCACCAAAGCCGCGAGTCTCGTCAAGGTCGAGACCTGA
- a CDS encoding glutamate-cysteine ligase family protein codes for MPSIHLFEAFGVELEYMVVDRDTLKVRPVVDKLLQEAGKLPGADVEAEGNPDYPNQVEFEDVAWSNELTLHVLELKTTSPAKRLEGLDQQFHRHVTRINQMLADMNCMLLPGGMHPTMDPYKEMVLWPHDYSEVYSIFNWIFDCRGHGWANLQAAHLNLPFDGDDAPDSEFGRLHAAIRFLLPILPALSASTPVMDARVTGVLDNRLEVYRTNSRAIPAAAAMVIPEPVFTRGDYERVILEEIYRQYAPHDPEGTMRYEWANSRGAIARFMRNTIEIRVLDVQECPAMDVAICAAITSVLQAIVDGRLGDLRELRTWEVQPLHAILLEVIRGADEAVIADSRYLAALGMSEAKATAKEVWSHLVSQTIAREAGYPQFKPQLDVLLSQGPLARRLLRACGPSPDRRKITDTYRQLADCLHANVPFMA; via the coding sequence GTGCCATCGATTCATCTTTTCGAAGCCTTCGGCGTTGAACTCGAGTACATGGTGGTTGACCGCGACACGCTGAAGGTGCGGCCGGTTGTCGACAAGCTCCTCCAGGAAGCCGGCAAGCTGCCTGGCGCCGACGTTGAGGCCGAGGGAAACCCGGACTACCCAAACCAGGTCGAGTTCGAGGATGTGGCGTGGAGCAACGAGCTGACCCTGCATGTGCTGGAGCTCAAGACAACGTCGCCCGCGAAGAGGCTCGAGGGGCTCGATCAGCAGTTCCATCGGCACGTTACCCGCATCAACCAGATGCTGGCCGACATGAACTGCATGCTGCTGCCCGGCGGCATGCACCCGACGATGGACCCGTACAAGGAGATGGTGCTGTGGCCGCACGACTACAGCGAGGTGTACAGCATCTTCAACTGGATCTTCGATTGTCGCGGGCACGGGTGGGCGAACCTGCAGGCCGCGCACCTGAACCTGCCGTTTGACGGCGACGATGCGCCCGACAGCGAGTTCGGGCGTTTGCACGCGGCCATCCGCTTCCTGCTGCCCATCCTGCCCGCGCTCTCGGCCTCGACCCCGGTGATGGACGCGCGCGTGACGGGCGTGCTGGACAACCGGCTGGAGGTGTACCGCACGAACAGCCGTGCGATCCCTGCCGCGGCGGCGATGGTCATCCCCGAGCCGGTATTTACGCGGGGTGACTACGAGCGCGTGATCCTCGAAGAGATCTACAGGCAGTACGCGCCCCACGACCCCGAGGGCACGATGCGGTACGAGTGGGCCAACAGCCGCGGCGCGATTGCACGGTTCATGCGGAACACCATCGAGATCCGTGTGCTGGATGTGCAGGAGTGCCCCGCGATGGACGTGGCCATCTGCGCGGCGATCACGTCGGTGCTCCAGGCGATCGTCGACGGGCGACTAGGGGACCTGCGCGAGCTGCGCACGTGGGAGGTGCAGCCGCTGCACGCGATCCTCCTAGAGGTGATCCGCGGGGCGGACGAGGCGGTGATTGCTGATTCGCGATATCTCGCGGCCCTTGGAATGAGCGAAGCAAAGGCGACCGCTAAGGAGGTATGGTCGCACCTTGTGTCACAGACGATCGCGCGCGAGGCGGGCTACCCGCAGTTCAAGCCGCAGCTGGACGTGCTGCTCTCGCAGGGGCCGCTGGCGCGCCGGCTGCTGCGGGCGTGCGGGCCGAGCCCCGACCGGCGGAAGATCACGGACACGTACCGGCAGCTGGCCGACTGCCTGCACGCGAACGTTCCGTTCATGGCGTGA
- a CDS encoding PEP-CTERM sorting domain-containing protein: protein MKNVIASLVAVAGLSVAASAASTLTMLVSTNGVDFSNNVNLIPNSGIQRVEILTTVSNTGTAAIGLGSMQFQPTVSNWRATDALVPFTSSFGGNTTVPSGAVADAPGVYGRISPWAAAANVSSSRLFGHVHNNPDGSGQTYLRIAQAQITSWFGGTGNTTAGSGVNISQRSNVQRTTSDPAFNPSLTNVRVFRFAVDVDTNAGERVLAVEAPMAGIGNRQSDNSRMLYWYADMTESAGSIREVPTINNATITVIPTPATMALLGLGGLAVSRRRRA from the coding sequence ATGAAGAATGTGATCGCGTCCCTCGTCGCCGTCGCCGGCCTGTCCGTCGCGGCCTCCGCCGCCTCGACTCTGACGATGCTCGTGTCCACCAACGGCGTGGACTTCAGCAACAACGTCAACCTGATCCCCAACTCGGGCATCCAGCGCGTCGAGATCCTGACCACCGTGTCCAACACCGGCACGGCCGCCATCGGCTTGGGCTCCATGCAGTTCCAGCCCACCGTGTCCAACTGGCGCGCGACTGACGCCCTGGTCCCCTTCACCTCGTCCTTCGGTGGCAACACCACGGTGCCCTCGGGCGCCGTCGCTGACGCCCCCGGCGTGTACGGCCGCATCAGCCCCTGGGCTGCCGCCGCGAACGTGAGCAGCTCCCGCCTCTTCGGCCACGTCCACAACAACCCGGACGGCAGCGGCCAGACCTACCTCCGCATCGCCCAGGCTCAGATCACGAGCTGGTTCGGCGGCACGGGCAACACGACCGCTGGCTCGGGCGTGAACATCAGTCAGCGCTCCAACGTTCAGCGCACCACCAGCGACCCGGCCTTCAACCCCAGCCTGACCAACGTCCGCGTCTTCCGCTTCGCGGTTGACGTCGACACCAACGCCGGCGAGCGCGTCCTCGCCGTCGAGGCCCCGATGGCCGGCATCGGCAACCGCCAGTCGGACAACAGCCGCATGCTGTACTGGTACGCGGACATGACCGAGAGCGCGGGTTCGATCCGCGAGGTCCCGACCATCAACAACGCGACGATCACGGTCATCCCGACGCCCGCGACCATGGCGCTCCTCGGCCTCGGCGGTCTCGCCGTCAGCCGTCGCCGCCGGGCCTAA
- a CDS encoding tetratricopeptide repeat protein — MPARSWMLNGRGLTSLLVVVAGLAAGVPALAQPEPKREPVEVAPDPEPTEQTKGEQPEVRPDQPEPALKPMEPPPLAEAVTTLLDQAYLSEAERAALRIKHGLWEESDLTTPALRAKAALTRGNFMDSVFDDASVPVEDRAEARWRRGEPEAALELLKGAKTIRAARLSAEALYDLGRPADAATAAEAITKDLSKVTDVDELVEGVRARMLLARIIGASRSGAEFQQMNTLLTHARDDLDRLSWRAPLAEAVLLEDKNNYPDMGAALLQALSHNPRSAEAWYLAGRAAVNGMDFPRAETTALRLDELSSPEPSPYAAIVRALVQLRQQEGEAAEKALAPALARYPNHRELRAVHAAAAAGRFDFAEAQKRLDAFDQLAPGSPVAYLAVGKAMAGARQYEEAANYLREAVKRAPKWPEPVIELGLSEMQSGNNMAALDALRTATQLDGFNVRAENSFKLLKELSNYAQIESEHFIVRCKRGVDEVVAHEMLPQLEKIFQRVTGNEPGGIDHKPAGKTVVELYPNHRWFGVRITGIPQLHTIAAATGPVIAMEAPREGPGHLGAYDWARVVQHEYTHTVTLSRTKNRLPHWFTEAGAVYLEDSPRDTHTVELLARAYRTNSLFDFDTINIMFARPKKPTDRSQAYAQGAWMYEFIIERFGASKPLELMDLYAQGVREEAAFRQVLGIGRAEFLTQFKAYARDQLISWGMLPTENTPDINQLLKQEAAAPEEDSPAGAPREPSPELLEQWLAKHPSNPFVLAAVVKSRAQQQSGRIQAKDVEVVERYALARPLDVLPHKLLADFYLSGGGAELQRGPEHAIEHLEYLDAREQKSAAYAIELARQYSTAGDLEKAARKAERATQINPYDAHTREFAATTALRRQDYATAERHIKALVALEPDRPVHQQRLEAVGKLRAGAP, encoded by the coding sequence TTGCCCGCACGCAGCTGGATGTTGAATGGACGCGGGCTCACCAGCCTGCTCGTGGTGGTCGCCGGCCTCGCGGCCGGCGTGCCCGCACTCGCCCAACCCGAGCCCAAGCGTGAGCCGGTTGAGGTTGCACCTGACCCCGAGCCCACGGAGCAGACGAAAGGCGAGCAGCCGGAGGTTCGCCCTGATCAGCCCGAGCCAGCGCTCAAACCCATGGAGCCGCCCCCGCTGGCTGAGGCGGTGACCACGCTGCTCGATCAGGCGTACCTCTCCGAGGCCGAGCGCGCCGCGCTCCGCATCAAGCACGGCCTGTGGGAGGAGTCGGACCTCACCACCCCCGCGCTCCGCGCCAAGGCCGCGCTCACCCGCGGCAACTTCATGGATTCGGTCTTCGATGACGCCAGCGTGCCGGTCGAGGACCGCGCCGAAGCCCGCTGGCGCCGCGGCGAGCCGGAAGCGGCGCTGGAGCTGCTCAAGGGCGCAAAGACGATCCGGGCCGCGCGATTGAGCGCTGAGGCGTTGTACGACCTTGGCCGGCCCGCCGACGCCGCGACCGCCGCCGAGGCGATCACGAAGGACCTGTCAAAGGTCACCGACGTCGACGAGCTCGTGGAGGGCGTGCGTGCCCGCATGCTGCTGGCCCGCATCATCGGCGCGAGCCGCTCGGGCGCCGAGTTCCAGCAGATGAACACGCTGCTGACCCACGCCCGCGACGACCTCGACCGGCTCTCGTGGCGCGCCCCGCTCGCCGAGGCCGTGCTGCTCGAGGACAAGAACAACTACCCCGACATGGGCGCGGCCCTGTTGCAGGCCCTCTCTCACAACCCGCGCAGTGCCGAGGCGTGGTACCTCGCCGGACGCGCGGCCGTTAACGGCATGGACTTCCCTCGCGCCGAGACCACCGCGCTGCGCCTGGACGAGCTCTCGAGCCCCGAGCCCTCGCCGTATGCGGCCATCGTGCGTGCACTGGTGCAGCTGCGACAGCAGGAGGGCGAGGCGGCGGAGAAGGCGCTCGCGCCCGCACTGGCGCGCTACCCGAATCACCGCGAACTACGGGCGGTGCACGCCGCCGCGGCCGCGGGACGGTTCGACTTCGCGGAGGCACAGAAGCGGCTGGACGCGTTCGACCAGCTTGCGCCGGGGTCGCCGGTGGCGTACCTGGCTGTGGGCAAGGCGATGGCAGGGGCCCGGCAGTACGAGGAAGCGGCGAACTACCTGCGCGAAGCGGTGAAGCGTGCCCCCAAGTGGCCCGAGCCTGTGATCGAGCTCGGCCTCTCGGAGATGCAGTCGGGCAACAACATGGCGGCGCTGGATGCCCTGCGCACCGCCACGCAGCTCGACGGTTTCAACGTGCGGGCCGAGAACAGCTTCAAGCTGCTCAAGGAGCTCAGCAACTACGCCCAGATCGAGAGCGAGCACTTCATCGTCCGCTGCAAGCGCGGCGTGGACGAGGTCGTCGCTCACGAGATGCTCCCGCAGCTGGAGAAGATCTTTCAGCGCGTGACCGGCAACGAGCCGGGCGGCATCGACCACAAGCCCGCGGGCAAGACCGTGGTCGAGCTCTACCCCAACCACCGCTGGTTCGGCGTGCGCATTACTGGCATCCCGCAGCTGCACACCATTGCCGCGGCCACCGGGCCGGTGATCGCGATGGAGGCCCCGCGCGAGGGCCCGGGGCACCTGGGGGCGTACGACTGGGCCCGCGTTGTGCAGCACGAGTACACGCACACAGTGACGCTCAGCCGCACGAAGAACCGCCTGCCGCACTGGTTCACGGAGGCCGGCGCGGTGTACCTGGAGGACTCACCCCGCGACACGCACACCGTGGAGCTGCTCGCACGCGCCTACCGCACGAACTCGCTCTTTGACTTCGACACGATCAACATCATGTTCGCGCGCCCCAAGAAGCCGACCGATCGCTCGCAGGCGTACGCGCAAGGCGCATGGATGTACGAGTTCATCATCGAGCGGTTTGGCGCGAGCAAGCCGCTGGAGCTGATGGACCTCTACGCCCAGGGCGTACGCGAGGAGGCCGCGTTCCGGCAGGTGCTGGGCATCGGACGCGCGGAGTTCCTCACGCAGTTCAAGGCGTACGCGCGGGACCAGCTCATCAGCTGGGGCATGCTGCCGACGGAGAACACGCCCGACATCAACCAGCTGCTCAAGCAAGAGGCCGCGGCCCCCGAGGAGGACTCGCCCGCCGGCGCTCCGCGGGAGCCCAGCCCCGAGCTGCTCGAGCAGTGGCTCGCGAAGCACCCGAGCAACCCGTTCGTGCTCGCGGCCGTGGTGAAGAGCCGCGCGCAGCAGCAGAGCGGGCGCATCCAGGCCAAAGACGTCGAAGTGGTGGAGCGCTACGCGCTGGCCCGCCCGCTTGACGTGCTGCCCCACAAGCTGCTCGCCGACTTCTACCTGTCCGGCGGCGGCGCGGAGCTGCAGCGCGGCCCCGAGCACGCCATCGAGCACCTGGAGTACCTCGACGCCCGCGAGCAGAAGTCCGCGGCGTACGCCATCGAGCTCGCCCGCCAGTACAGCACGGCCGGCGACCTGGAGAAGGCAGCGCGGAAGGCGGAGCGGGCCACGCAGATCAATCCCTATGACGCCCACACCCGGGAGTTCGCCGCCACCACGGCTCTTCGCCGCCAGGACTACGCGACGGCCGAACGGCACATCAAGGCCCTCGTGGCGCTGGAGCCTGACCGGCCCGTGCACCAGCAGCGGCTGGAGGCGGTGGGAAAGCTCAGGGCGGGAGCGCCGTGA
- a CDS encoding transcriptional repressor encodes MSTPERQTRQRQAIRDAIGDAGVPLSPREVLEHAQTKVSGIGMATVYRTLKLLVEAGVVQAVEIPGESPRYELAGKDHHHHFYCNACGKVYEVEGCPGDFSGLTPKGFRLENHELVLFGKCAGCQGRR; translated from the coding sequence ATGTCAACCCCGGAGCGGCAAACACGGCAGCGGCAGGCGATCCGCGACGCGATCGGCGACGCGGGCGTGCCGCTCTCGCCGCGTGAGGTGCTGGAGCATGCGCAGACGAAGGTCAGCGGGATCGGCATGGCAACGGTGTACCGCACGCTGAAGCTGCTGGTGGAGGCCGGCGTGGTGCAGGCGGTGGAGATCCCCGGCGAATCGCCGCGGTACGAGCTCGCCGGCAAGGACCACCACCACCACTTCTACTGCAACGCGTGCGGGAAGGTGTACGAGGTCGAGGGCTGCCCGGGCGACTTTTCGGGCCTCACGCCCAAGGGCTTCAGGCTCGAGAACCACGAGCTGGTGCTCTTTGGCAAGTGCGCGGGCTGTCAGGGACGGCGGTAA
- a CDS encoding outer membrane lipoprotein carrier protein LolA codes for MNWFGIMLAGFLAAPSLAQEQPNTHLAQPNPAGPVRPDQPAGGIRTAADLLDQLESADEDLKSLDADILYERVFGLEGDVQERRGKLYYVDTKARTPDGKPGAGSRKFAIHVQWLKLGRQEPMRQDHLMIFDGEWLVEKQAGEKQIVKRQITRAGQGFDPLKVGEGPFPLPIGQKRQDILSRFDAVLLKPTEGLVANTPAMQKQLDKFVEGTHQIKLTPRQHDPNAELSEIRLWYREDPKLKRLLPRLARTVTPQGDVSLVQLVNVKVNQPVASDVLDTRTPQGWKEDVQPLPIQAPAPAQPTAPATNSPRPTTPEQAVPENRR; via the coding sequence ATGAACTGGTTTGGAATCATGCTGGCCGGCTTTCTCGCGGCCCCCTCACTTGCCCAGGAGCAACCCAACACCCACCTCGCCCAGCCCAACCCGGCGGGGCCGGTGCGCCCGGACCAACCCGCGGGCGGGATCCGCACCGCGGCCGACCTGCTCGACCAGCTCGAGAGCGCGGATGAGGACCTCAAGTCGCTCGACGCCGACATCCTCTACGAGCGTGTATTCGGCCTTGAGGGCGACGTGCAGGAGCGGCGCGGCAAGCTGTACTACGTGGACACGAAGGCGCGCACGCCCGACGGCAAGCCGGGCGCGGGGTCGCGGAAGTTCGCGATCCATGTCCAGTGGCTGAAGCTCGGGCGTCAGGAGCCCATGCGGCAGGACCACCTGATGATCTTCGACGGCGAATGGCTAGTGGAGAAGCAGGCGGGCGAGAAGCAGATTGTGAAGCGGCAGATCACCCGCGCGGGGCAGGGCTTTGACCCGCTGAAAGTGGGGGAGGGGCCATTCCCGCTGCCCATCGGCCAGAAACGCCAGGACATCCTCAGCCGCTTCGACGCCGTGCTGCTCAAGCCCACCGAGGGGCTGGTGGCGAACACCCCGGCGATGCAGAAGCAACTGGATAAGTTCGTGGAGGGCACGCACCAGATCAAGCTGACGCCGCGTCAGCACGACCCCAATGCGGAGCTCTCGGAGATCCGGCTGTGGTACCGAGAGGATCCGAAGCTCAAGCGCCTGCTGCCGCGTCTGGCCCGCACAGTGACCCCGCAGGGCGACGTCTCGCTGGTGCAGCTGGTGAACGTAAAGGTGAACCAGCCGGTTGCGTCCGATGTGCTCGACACCCGGACGCCGCAGGGCTGGAAAGAGGACGTGCAGCCGCTGCCGATTCAGGCACCCGCGCCCGCTCAGCCCACAGCACCCGCTACCAACTCGCCGCGTCCCACGACACCCGAACAAGCGGTGCCGGAAAACCGCCGATAA
- a CDS encoding co-chaperone GroES, whose protein sequence is MGTEPRSTRTGKGLEVVEPIGKRVLIRKDEDKKQTKSGIHLPDKIEIPTLTGRVVTISAQVERDPDYPIAQYDRVLFNPKHAIPVDFEGDNRLFVVPVEDIVAVFRREGGAKAEGA, encoded by the coding sequence ATGGGGACTGAGCCACGCAGCACACGGACGGGCAAGGGGCTGGAGGTCGTTGAGCCGATCGGCAAGCGGGTGCTGATCCGCAAGGACGAGGACAAGAAGCAGACCAAGAGCGGCATCCACCTGCCGGACAAGATCGAGATCCCGACGCTGACCGGGCGGGTGGTGACGATCTCGGCGCAGGTGGAGCGGGACCCGGACTACCCGATCGCGCAGTACGACCGGGTGCTGTTCAACCCCAAGCACGCGATCCCCGTGGACTTTGAGGGGGACAACCGGCTGTTCGTGGTGCCGGTGGAGGACATCGTGGCGGTGTTCCGGCGTGAGGGCGGGGCGAAGGCGGAGGGGGCCTGA
- the thyX gene encoding FAD-dependent thymidylate synthase has protein sequence MATTVTAAMNPHASNPEIKPVFTRVAAEAPWVDVMDGAQRIETKVLDHGFVALIDAMPRLVPQGKTADSAIVQAARVSYGQGTKQVNEDRGLIRYLLRHRHTTPFEMVEFKFHIAMPIFIARQWIRHRTANVNEYSARYSIVPDRFYKPTIDAVRKQSASNRQGGEETFKVDATDLGEVQTAQEFLAFLSECERQYSKYIELTEKGVSRELARMGLPVNVYTEWYWKCDLHNILRFLSLRMDAHAQLEIREYAKAMYDLMAPILPITMEAWRDYELESMRLTKLEVEAIRAAGGGAAPDIATTNKREQAEWAAKRAALGLDPR, from the coding sequence ATGGCCACTACCGTCACCGCTGCGATGAACCCCCACGCCAGCAACCCCGAAATCAAGCCTGTTTTCACCCGTGTCGCGGCCGAGGCGCCGTGGGTCGACGTCATGGACGGGGCCCAGCGGATCGAGACCAAGGTGCTCGACCACGGCTTCGTGGCTCTCATCGACGCCATGCCGCGCCTGGTGCCGCAGGGCAAGACCGCCGACAGCGCGATCGTGCAGGCGGCGCGGGTGTCCTACGGCCAGGGCACCAAGCAGGTAAACGAGGACCGCGGCCTCATCCGCTACCTCCTGCGCCACCGCCACACCACGCCATTTGAGATGGTGGAGTTCAAGTTCCACATCGCGATGCCCATCTTCATCGCCCGCCAGTGGATCCGCCACCGCACGGCCAACGTGAACGAGTACTCCGCGCGGTACTCGATCGTGCCCGACCGGTTCTATAAGCCCACGATCGACGCCGTGCGGAAGCAGTCGGCAAGCAACCGCCAGGGCGGTGAGGAGACCTTCAAGGTCGACGCCACGGACCTGGGCGAGGTGCAGACGGCGCAGGAGTTCCTCGCGTTCCTCAGCGAGTGCGAGCGGCAGTACAGCAAGTACATCGAGCTGACGGAGAAGGGCGTGTCGCGCGAGCTGGCCCGCATGGGGCTGCCGGTGAACGTGTACACCGAGTGGTACTGGAAGTGCGACCTGCACAACATCCTGCGGTTCCTCTCGCTGCGGATGGACGCGCACGCGCAGCTGGAGATCCGCGAGTACGCCAAGGCGATGTACGACCTGATGGCGCCAATCCTGCCCATCACCATGGAGGCGTGGCGCGACTACGAGCTCGAGTCGATGCGGCTGACCAAGCTCGAGGTCGAGGCCATCCGCGCGGCGGGCGGCGGCGCGGCCCCGGACATCGCCACCACGAACAAGCGCGAGCAGGCGGAGTGGGCGGCCAAGCGCGCGGCGCTGGGGCTTGACCCTCGGTAA